The DNA region CGGTGGAGATGGCCGCGTCCGGCATCGCCTCGCGGACCTTGCGGATGATCCCGAGGAAACGCTCCTGCCGGTAGGAGCGGCGCATCGCCTTGAGGACGCGGTCCGAGCCGGACTGCAGCGGCATGTGCAGCTGGTGCATCACGCTCGGGGTCTCGGCCATCGCCGCGATCACGTCGTCGGTGAAGTCGCGCGGGTGCGGCGAGGTGAAGCGGATCCGCTCCAGGCCCTCGATCCGGCCGGCGGCGCGCAGCAGCTTGGAGAAGGCCTCGCGGTCGCCCAGGTCGGAGCCGTAGGCGTTGACGTTCTGGCCGAGCAGGGTCACCTCGATGACGCCCTCGTCCACCAGCGCCTCGATCTCGGCGAGGACGTCGCCGGGACGGCGGTCCTCCTCCTTGCCGCGCAGCGCGGGGACGATGCAGAAGGTGCAGGTGTTGTTGCAGCCGACCGAGATGGCGACCCAGGCCGCGTACGCCGACTCGCGGCGGGTCGGCAGCGTGGAGGGGAAGGTCTCCAGGGACTCGAGGATCTCGACCTGGGCCTTGCGCTCGACGGCGGCCCGCTCCAGCAGCGCCGGCAGGTGGCCGATGTTGTGGGTGCCGAACACCACGTCGACCCAGGGGGCGCGCTTGACGATGGTCTCGCGGTCCTTCTGGGCCAGACAGCCGCCGACGGCGATCTGCATGCCCTGGTGGCGGCTCTTGGCCGGCGCGAGCTGTCCGAGGTTGCCGTACAGCTTGTTGTCGGCGTTCTCGCGCACCGCGCAGGTGTTGAACACGACCAGGTCCGGGTCGCCGTCCGGCCCGGCCTTGACGTACCCGGCGTCCTCGAGCAGGCCGGACAGCCGCTCGGAGTCGTGGACGTTCATCTGACAGCCGTGCGTGACGACCTTGTAGCTCTTCAATCCGCTCTCACCGCTCACCAGACCAGGGTACGGGCAGCCGCGGGCCGCCATTCCCCGGATCTTCGACAGGCCGGTCCCGGATCTCCACCGGGCCGGTCCCGGCGCTTTCCGCCGGCCGTTCCCCTCCCGTTCGGCCGGAGCTCCTGGCAGTATCCCTGCATGGCCCCCACCAATCCGTCACGTCTCGGCGCCGCCGTCCGCCGCGCGGCCCGCAGCCCGTTGTGGCGGACGGTGCTGGTGCTGGTGCTGCTGGTGGCCGGCCTGGGCGGCTGGTGGCTGTCGGCGGGCCGCTCGCCCGGCTACCCGCGCGGGGAGACCCGCTTCGCGACCGGCGTCCCGCGCGGGGTCTACGACCGGTACGGGCAGCTGCTGCAGTCCCACGTGTCGCAGACCATGCCGGGGGTGCGGCTGGCCCTGGACAGCACCGACGGCTCGGTGGAGAACCTGACCCGGGTGATCACCGGCCAGGACACCTTCGCCATCGCCACCGCCGACGCGGTCGCCGCCTACCAGGGCCCCGGCAAGGGCAGGCTGCGGGCGATCGCCCGGCTGTACGACGACTACCTGCAGCTGATCGTCCCGGCCGACTCCCCGGTGCACCGCACCGCCGACCTCAAGGGCCTGCGGGTCGGCGTCGGGCTGAAGCAGTCCGGGGTGAACCTGGTGACCAGGCAGCTGCTGACCGCGGCCGGCCTGGACCCGGACCACGACATCACCCCGGTCCCGGCGGGTGTCAGCGACGGCTCCGACGATCTGCGCGCGGGCAAGATCGACGCCTTCTTCTGGTCCGGCGGCCTGC from Kitasatospora cathayae includes:
- the miaB gene encoding tRNA (N6-isopentenyl adenosine(37)-C2)-methylthiotransferase MiaB, encoding MSGESGLKSYKVVTHGCQMNVHDSERLSGLLEDAGYVKAGPDGDPDLVVFNTCAVRENADNKLYGNLGQLAPAKSRHQGMQIAVGGCLAQKDRETIVKRAPWVDVVFGTHNIGHLPALLERAAVERKAQVEILESLETFPSTLPTRRESAYAAWVAISVGCNNTCTFCIVPALRGKEEDRRPGDVLAEIEALVDEGVIEVTLLGQNVNAYGSDLGDREAFSKLLRAAGRIEGLERIRFTSPHPRDFTDDVIAAMAETPSVMHQLHMPLQSGSDRVLKAMRRSYRQERFLGIIRKVREAMPDAAISTDIIVGFPGETEEDFEETMHVVREARFTNAFTFQYSKRPGTPAAEMADQVPKEVVQARYDRLIALQEEISWDENKKQVGRTLEVLVAEGEGKKDDRTQRLSGRAPDNRLVHFSKPDEPVRPGDMVTVEITYAAPHHLLAEGPVLAVRRTRAGDAWEKRQAKPADKPAGVMLGLPKIGAPAELPLAAPAGGACCGD
- a CDS encoding TAXI family TRAP transporter solute-binding subunit, giving the protein MAPTNPSRLGAAVRRAARSPLWRTVLVLVLLVAGLGGWWLSAGRSPGYPRGETRFATGVPRGVYDRYGQLLQSHVSQTMPGVRLALDSTDGSVENLTRVITGQDTFAIATADAVAAYQGPGKGRLRAIARLYDDYLQLIVPADSPVHRTADLKGLRVGVGLKQSGVNLVTRQLLTAAGLDPDHDITPVPAGVSDGSDDLRAGKIDAFFWSGGLPTSALTDLSDHMRIRIVPLADLSEALHKTEGDGVDAYRAATMPKGTYPNAEPKDPVATMAVPNLLITRDDVDPSLVEGMTRAVIDSRDQIGAQVHAAQLVDLRTAVYTDPLPLHEGAARYYRSVKP